From one Methylomonas paludis genomic stretch:
- a CDS encoding IS110 family transposase yields the protein MATGKSAHFQLTHPNAAGIDIGSGSHFVAVSPDRDNPSVREFPSFTEDLEHLADWLTECGIDTVAMESTGVYWIPLFEMLEVRGFTVFLVNARHVKSVPGRKSDVLDCQWLQQLMSFGLLRGAFRPQGDICALRSVARQRAMLLRYQARHVQHMQKALTQMNLQLTQVISDVVGVTGQKIIRAILVGERDGVTLAKLRHGRIHASEKEIAKSLQGNWREEHLFALKQAVDLYDNYTEKLEECDLKLEEMLQELAKYSHEPQAITRRSRNKNAPQFDLRLHLFRLCGVDLTRIDGIDVTTAFTVLSEVGADMSRFKNVKHFTSWLGLCPGTKISGGKVLSGKSKRTANRAAQALRLAAVNLRASQSALGAYYRRLCARMDKPRAITACAHKLARLIYALLTKGEEFVDKGQQYYEERYRQRVVNSLNKRAEQLGMKLVSA from the coding sequence ATGGCTACTGGCAAGTCTGCTCATTTTCAACTGACTCATCCCAATGCGGCGGGTATCGATATTGGTTCAGGAAGCCATTTTGTGGCAGTATCGCCCGACCGAGATAATCCCTCCGTACGTGAATTTCCAAGTTTCACCGAGGACTTAGAACATTTGGCGGATTGGTTGACGGAATGCGGTATTGATACGGTGGCGATGGAGTCTACGGGGGTTTATTGGATTCCATTGTTTGAGATGCTTGAAGTTCGTGGCTTCACAGTCTTTTTGGTGAACGCTCGTCACGTCAAATCCGTGCCTGGACGTAAATCAGATGTATTGGATTGCCAGTGGTTGCAGCAATTAATGAGCTTTGGTCTGTTGCGAGGAGCATTTCGTCCACAGGGCGATATTTGCGCACTGCGCAGTGTGGCGCGGCAACGAGCTATGCTATTACGCTACCAAGCACGGCATGTTCAACACATGCAAAAAGCGCTCACACAGATGAACCTACAATTAACCCAAGTTATTTCTGATGTGGTTGGCGTCACTGGGCAAAAAATTATCAGAGCTATTTTGGTCGGCGAACGTGATGGAGTTACTTTAGCGAAGCTTCGTCATGGTCGTATTCATGCAAGTGAAAAGGAGATCGCTAAATCTTTACAGGGTAATTGGCGTGAAGAACATTTGTTTGCGCTTAAACAAGCGGTTGACTTGTATGACAATTATACTGAAAAATTAGAGGAGTGCGACCTGAAATTGGAAGAAATGCTCCAAGAATTGGCTAAATATTCCCATGAGCCGCAAGCCATAACGCGTCGCAGTCGAAACAAAAATGCGCCGCAATTTGATTTGCGTCTTCACCTGTTTAGATTATGTGGCGTCGATCTAACACGGATTGATGGCATTGACGTCACTACCGCGTTTACGGTACTTTCCGAAGTCGGGGCTGACATGTCGCGATTTAAAAATGTTAAACATTTTACATCCTGGTTGGGTTTATGTCCGGGTACTAAAATATCAGGCGGCAAAGTATTGTCTGGCAAGTCCAAGCGCACGGCTAACCGTGCTGCTCAAGCCTTAAGGTTGGCGGCGGTTAACTTACGCGCCAGTCAATCTGCGTTGGGAGCCTATTACCGTAGACTCTGTGCTCGTATGGATAAACCACGCGCGATCACCGCCTGCGCCCATAAGTTGGCGCGCTTAATTTATGCGCTATTGACTAAGGGGGAAGAATTCGTGGACAAAGGTCAACAATATTATGAAGAACGCTATCGTCAACGGGTGGTGAATTCGCTGAATAAACGCGCCGAACAATTGGGCATGAAACTGGTTTCCGCATAA
- a CDS encoding IS4 family transposase, which translates to MDLNDGLRAILKDHVSWSKRRLDCFIGLLLALIQSRHMNLTQLAVNFGGQATLKSRYRRLQRFFQTVVFDYDAVAHLIMQLFDFKGQSYYLTLDRTNWKWGKANLNILTLAIAYKGMAVPVYWLVLNKQGNSNQRERIALLQRFIRQFGRHGIQGVLADREFIGDQWWQWLTDHTIPYLIRMKDNQLLTNRRHAGKPVQALFRDLKAGEQRVLRKRQRIGDQWVWLNALKLETNELLVLASNRRLAQAIQVYGQRWQIENLFQCLKGRGFHLEDTRLTRYYRIKKVMALQAIAFCWAHKVGEWKHRAVKSLTIKQHGRPESSLFRYGLDELNNFLLKTVKSADEMLRFWILFLCPPTMIDYDRSRSGKITLRI; encoded by the coding sequence ATGGACTTAAACGATGGGCTTAGAGCGATTTTAAAAGACCATGTGTCTTGGAGCAAGCGCCGTTTAGATTGTTTTATCGGTCTGTTACTGGCGTTAATCCAATCCAGGCACATGAATTTAACGCAATTAGCGGTGAATTTTGGTGGACAGGCGACCTTAAAGTCCCGGTACAGGCGGCTTCAGCGTTTTTTTCAAACCGTTGTTTTTGATTATGACGCCGTGGCGCATCTGATCATGCAGTTGTTTGATTTTAAGGGCCAGTCGTATTATTTGACTCTGGATCGCACTAACTGGAAATGGGGAAAGGCCAATCTGAATATCCTCACCCTGGCGATTGCTTATAAAGGCATGGCGGTGCCGGTGTACTGGTTGGTGTTGAATAAGCAGGGTAACTCCAATCAGCGTGAACGAATCGCCTTATTGCAACGCTTCATCCGGCAGTTTGGTCGGCATGGCATTCAAGGCGTATTGGCTGACCGGGAGTTTATTGGCGATCAGTGGTGGCAATGGTTAACAGACCATACCATTCCGTATTTGATTCGGATGAAAGACAATCAGTTACTGACCAATCGCCGCCACGCCGGAAAGCCCGTTCAAGCCCTATTCCGGGATTTAAAGGCGGGCGAGCAGCGCGTACTGAGGAAAAGACAGCGCATTGGCGATCAGTGGGTTTGGTTGAACGCCTTAAAATTAGAGACCAACGAGCTATTAGTGTTGGCCAGTAACCGGCGCTTGGCTCAGGCGATTCAAGTTTACGGCCAGCGCTGGCAAATTGAAAACCTGTTCCAATGCTTGAAAGGGCGCGGCTTCCATTTAGAAGATACCCGGCTGACCCGGTATTATCGGATTAAGAAAGTCATGGCGCTCCAAGCCATTGCTTTTTGCTGGGCCCATAAAGTCGGGGAATGGAAACATCGAGCCGTCAAGTCGTTAACCATCAAGCAACATGGCCGCCCGGAATCTAGTCTGTTTCGTTATGGGCTAGACGAGCTGAATAACTTTTTGTTGAAAACGGTTAAATCGGCTGATGAGATGCTTCGATTCTGGATTTTGTTTTTATGTCCGCCGACTATGATCGATTATGACCGAAGTCGGTCTGGGAAAATAACCCTCAGAATTTAA
- a CDS encoding IS1380 family transposase, which translates to MARFKLKESKKELTSYAGLSLIGQCLEAVNVEVMVDGRIPVSQGIKTSDLVKTTVGLLSIGKSDFEAVEPFREDRFFKKALDVRKVPGSVWLRQRLDRVSGSLLEPVDDLSIRLIERTEAPITPHKGYVCLDMDTFVMDQSGTKKEEVSRTYQGVDGYTPVAAYLGNEGWCIGLELRPGRWHSSLEIDYFLERLFPRVERLVAPGLPLLLRKDSGFDSAKLLFTVAAEKERWAAMNRRFEYLIKWNPRRQDKTSWLEKAEAAGAFVEKRPGKREALMTLTVERAWKKQTRPFRLVVRIIERTSNKHGQMLLLPDIQLEGWWTSLEEPEETVIERYRDHGTHEQFHSEFKTDLDMERLPSGKFETNDCLLRMGMFAYNCLRLIGQLGLTGDLAPIRHPAKRRRLRTVLQEVMYRAAQVIHKARQWWLDLGCASPVAKVFAYLQERLVVQPGFASG; encoded by the coding sequence ATGGCACGTTTTAAGCTTAAAGAATCCAAAAAGGAACTTACCTCCTATGCCGGACTATCCTTGATCGGCCAGTGCCTGGAAGCGGTCAATGTCGAAGTGATGGTGGACGGTAGAATACCTGTTTCACAGGGTATCAAAACCTCGGATTTAGTCAAAACCACTGTTGGCCTTTTAAGTATAGGCAAAAGCGACTTCGAGGCTGTTGAGCCGTTTCGTGAAGATCGTTTTTTCAAGAAGGCATTGGATGTACGTAAGGTTCCCGGCAGCGTGTGGCTGCGGCAACGTCTTGATCGTGTCAGCGGCAGCCTGCTGGAGCCGGTGGATGATCTATCGATACGACTCATCGAACGAACAGAAGCCCCAATTACGCCGCATAAAGGCTACGTCTGTCTGGACATGGACACCTTCGTCATGGATCAGAGCGGTACCAAGAAGGAAGAGGTGAGTCGAACCTATCAGGGAGTGGATGGCTATACGCCTGTCGCGGCTTATTTGGGCAATGAAGGCTGGTGTATAGGATTGGAACTGCGTCCAGGCCGCTGGCATTCATCGCTGGAGATTGATTATTTTCTAGAAAGGCTGTTTCCTCGAGTTGAGCGCTTGGTTGCACCGGGTTTGCCGTTGTTATTACGCAAAGACTCAGGGTTTGATAGCGCCAAACTGTTATTTACGGTTGCGGCTGAGAAAGAACGCTGGGCAGCCATGAACAGGCGCTTTGAATACTTGATCAAGTGGAATCCAAGACGGCAAGATAAGACATCCTGGTTAGAAAAAGCGGAAGCGGCCGGCGCCTTTGTTGAAAAACGCCCCGGTAAACGGGAAGCGTTAATGACACTGACGGTGGAACGTGCTTGGAAAAAACAGACTCGCCCCTTCAGACTGGTCGTGCGGATCATTGAACGCACGAGCAATAAGCACGGCCAGATGCTATTACTGCCGGACATTCAACTGGAAGGCTGGTGGACGAGTCTGGAGGAACCCGAAGAAACCGTCATTGAACGCTACCGCGACCACGGCACCCATGAACAATTTCATTCGGAATTCAAAACTGACCTGGATATGGAACGCTTACCATCTGGAAAGTTTGAGACCAACGACTGTCTATTGAGAATGGGTATGTTTGCCTATAATTGCTTGCGACTGATTGGTCAACTGGGCTTGACTGGCGACTTGGCGCCAATACGTCATCCGGCAAAACGACGGCGGTTACGAACGGTGCTGCAAGAAGTCATGTATCGAGCAGCCCAGGTGATCCACAAAGCCCGGCAATGGTGGCTGGACTTAGGGTGCGCCTCACCCGTGGCAAAAGTATTCGCTTATTTACAAGAGCGATTGGTGGTGCAGCCTGGCTTTGCATCAGGATAA
- a CDS encoding helix-turn-helix domain-containing protein translates to MKTARVTINDQSSGGRIDPMRVDATSKRDTALQIVKDEALVMLDAAKFARRLRKRLGLNQTEFSRRIDVSLETIRNWDQGKCYPTGAAKVFLKMLDKAPEAAIDALRADGKI, encoded by the coding sequence ATGAAAACAGCACGAGTAACAATTAATGATCAATCAAGCGGTGGGCGTATTGATCCAATGCGAGTGGATGCCACCTCTAAAAGAGATACCGCACTTCAAATTGTTAAAGATGAGGCCCTGGTCATGCTGGATGCGGCTAAATTTGCGCGGCGGCTACGCAAACGCTTAGGACTAAATCAGACTGAGTTTTCTCGACGTATTGATGTTTCATTGGAAACTATTCGTAATTGGGATCAAGGTAAGTGTTATCCAACTGGCGCAGCCAAAGTTTTTCTGAAAATGTTGGATAAAGCGCCAGAAGCTGCGATTGATGCGTTAAGAGCGGACGGTAAAATTTAG
- a CDS encoding dienelactone hydrolase family protein translates to MKLGLLLLALIFSPSLQAALHEENVDYQAGDTTLKGYLVWDDAKGDKQPGVLVVHEWWGLNDYARQRARMLAELGYTALAVDMYGDGKSSEHASDAAGFMNSVVEHAGLATQRFLAAKTLLEQQPGVDAGKIAAIGYCFGGATVLNMARMGVDLAAVASFHGNLVTKTPAEPGKVKAQILVLNGADDGFVTAESITNFEREMTLAGAKYRFVNYPGAVHGFTNPDADRLGKANHLPIAYNAEADKQSWAAMLALFDGVFKQ, encoded by the coding sequence ATGAAACTTGGCTTATTACTACTGGCTTTAATATTTAGTCCTTCTTTACAGGCGGCATTACACGAAGAAAATGTGGATTACCAAGCCGGCGATACCACTCTGAAAGGTTATCTGGTCTGGGATGATGCCAAAGGCGATAAACAGCCTGGGGTGTTGGTGGTGCATGAATGGTGGGGGCTAAACGATTATGCCCGGCAGCGGGCGCGGATGCTGGCGGAATTGGGTTATACCGCGCTGGCGGTTGATATGTATGGCGACGGCAAATCCAGTGAACATGCCAGCGATGCGGCCGGGTTTATGAATAGTGTTGTTGAACATGCCGGACTGGCAACCCAGCGTTTTCTGGCCGCAAAGACCTTGCTGGAACAACAACCTGGGGTTGATGCCGGTAAGATTGCCGCGATTGGGTACTGTTTTGGCGGGGCCACGGTGTTAAACATGGCCCGGATGGGTGTGGATTTGGCGGCAGTGGCGAGTTTTCACGGTAATTTGGTGACTAAAACCCCAGCCGAACCGGGTAAAGTTAAGGCGCAAATTTTAGTTTTGAACGGTGCTGATGATGGCTTCGTCACAGCCGAGAGTATCACCAACTTTGAACGGGAAATGACACTGGCTGGCGCGAAATATCGCTTTGTTAACTATCCGGGGGCAGTGCATGGTTTTACCAATCCCGATGCAGATCGACTGGGCAAAGCCAATCATTTACCGATAGCCTACAATGCTGAGGCGGATAAACAATCCTGGGCGGCAATGCTGGCGTTGTTTGATGGGGTTTTTAAACAATAA
- a CDS encoding PIN domain-containing protein: MRPPLRSTLHSQGTPIGPMDFLIAAHALALNAILVTNNTREFARVAALHLEDWTQPR, translated from the coding sequence ATACGGCCCCCGCTCAGATCAACCTTACACTCACAAGGCACGCCAATTGGGCCGATGGATTTTTTAATTGCGGCCCATGCCTTGGCATTGAACGCGATTCTAGTTACCAACAATACCCGCGAATTTGCGCGAGTTGCTGCTCTCCATCTGGAAGACTGGACGCAACCCAGATAA
- a CDS encoding antitoxin, translating into MQAARIFTNGNSQAVRLPKDFRFDKDEVIIKKLGDIVVLLPKRYRAESILAMLQEVSPLDIERQQPCELQERDFDESLPA; encoded by the coding sequence ATGCAAGCCGCGCGTATTTTTACTAACGGCAACAGCCAAGCTGTGCGATTACCGAAGGATTTTCGGTTTGATAAAGATGAAGTCATCATCAAAAAACTCGGCGACATTGTCGTGCTCTTACCCAAACGCTACCGAGCAGAAAGCATATTAGCCATGCTTCAAGAAGTTAGCCCTCTGGACATTGAGCGTCAACAGCCATGCGAACTTCAGGAACGGGACTTTGATGAGTCTTTACCTGCTTGA
- the ychF gene encoding redox-regulated ATPase YchF — MALYCGIVGLPNVGKSTLFNALTKAAIAAENYPFCTIDPNVGVVPVPDPRMDKLAEIVKPERVLPTTIEFVDIAGLVAGASKGEGLGNQFLGNIRETDAVVHVVRCFDDDNVIHVAGKVDPLNDIEVINTELALADMASVEKALQKAAKIAKSGNKEELARKQVLERVLEHLNAGLPVRTLGLDEDEQKSIKELCLITIKPTLYVANIQDDGFDNNLLLDKVRAFAEQEGSSVVPVCAAIEAEIVQLDEAEKQEFLDDLGLEEPGLNRVVRAAYALLNLSTYFTAGVKEVRAWTIPVNATAPQAAGVIHSDFEKGFIRAEVIAYQDFIAYNGEQGAKDAGKWRLEGKEYKVQDGDVMHFRFNV, encoded by the coding sequence AACGTGGGCAAATCAACACTGTTCAATGCACTCACCAAGGCGGCCATCGCTGCCGAAAACTATCCATTCTGCACCATTGACCCCAATGTCGGCGTGGTGCCGGTACCCGATCCCAGAATGGATAAACTGGCCGAAATCGTCAAGCCGGAGCGGGTATTACCCACCACTATAGAATTTGTTGATATCGCCGGACTGGTGGCGGGAGCCTCAAAAGGCGAAGGCCTGGGCAACCAGTTTCTCGGTAACATCCGTGAAACCGATGCCGTTGTTCATGTCGTGCGCTGCTTCGATGATGATAACGTCATCCATGTGGCCGGAAAAGTCGATCCACTTAATGATATCGAAGTCATCAATACCGAATTGGCTTTGGCTGATATGGCTTCTGTGGAAAAAGCCCTGCAAAAAGCCGCCAAGATTGCTAAATCCGGCAATAAAGAAGAGCTGGCCCGTAAGCAAGTGCTGGAACGAGTATTGGAACATCTTAATGCCGGTTTGCCGGTGCGCACCCTGGGCTTGGACGAAGATGAACAAAAATCAATCAAGGAACTGTGCCTGATTACCATCAAGCCTACTTTGTATGTGGCCAATATTCAGGACGATGGTTTCGACAACAACCTGTTATTGGATAAAGTCAGAGCATTTGCCGAACAGGAAGGCTCCAGTGTCGTGCCGGTCTGTGCAGCAATAGAAGCCGAAATTGTCCAGCTGGACGAAGCCGAAAAACAGGAGTTTCTGGATGATCTGGGTCTGGAAGAGCCTGGCCTCAACCGGGTAGTGCGGGCTGCATATGCTTTGCTGAATTTGTCTACCTACTTTACCGCCGGGGTTAAAGAGGTCAGAGCCTGGACAATTCCGGTTAATGCCACTGCACCGCAAGCCGCCGGCGTGATACATTCTGATTTTGAAAAAGGCTTTATTCGTGCGGAAGTCATAGCTTATCAGGATTTCATCGCCTACAACGGCGAACAAGGCGCCAAAGATGCCGGAAAATGGCGTTTAGAGGGCAAGGAATACAAGGTTCAGGATGGCGATGTGATGCACTTTAGGTTTAATGTTTGA